ACTATAATTATATAAAGTAAATTTCTAAAAGGGTGAATTTAGTGAAGAATATTGATAATAGAAGTAACTGTTTTTTTACTCAGTCTATTTTGGCTGATCTAGTTTTTATATTAATGAGAATATTTAATGGTGAAGATAGAACCGAAAAATTAAAAGAAATATATGATGAGGAGTATATCAATGATATACAAAATAACTACAGATATCTTGGTGAGATAATTTCATCGCTTCCGAATAAAGGGTATGAGCTGTTAGAGTTCCTGCTACTTAATAAACAGTTTAATAGTATTGAAGAGTATAAAAATAATGTTCTTAGCATGGAAAAGGTAGACTTCTTTTTCATATTTTATGGTCAGTTTATTGATAGCAAGTCCATAAATCTTGCTCTTGAAAATGAAGAGAATTTAAAGAAATTCTATTCTAAATATAATAATATTAGCCAAAGCTATATAGCTCTCAAAAGCTTATTTGCTGATAGGGAGTTACTAATGGAAGAGTTTTTTTCATGCTTAAATGCCCTTTATAATAATGGCTTTAAATCGTATTATGAAGAACAGCTAGATGATATCCAAGATATTTATCAGAAGATAGAGGATGTTTTTAAATTGAATGATCCCCTAGAAGTTTCTCAAAGCATCATGGGCAAAACCTTTAAAAATAGGGGCCCGTAT
This DNA window, taken from Clostridium estertheticum, encodes the following:
- a CDS encoding ArsR/SmtB family transcription factor; translation: MKNIDNRSNCFFTQSILADLVFILMRIFNGEDRTEKLKEIYDEEYINDIQNNYRYLGEIISSLPNKGYELLEFLLLNKQFNSIEEYKNNVLSMEKVDFFFIFYGQFIDSKSINLALENEENLKKFYSKYNNISQSYIALKSLFADRELLMEEFFSCLNALYNNGFKSYYEEQLDDIQDIYQKIEDVFKLNDPLEVSQSIMGKTFKNRGPYENFIFIPSFFINGRSVRFFGKDQILIYSPSFKSLTKNDLTKILKIISDDTRFEIIGLLSKNNPMNGKELSIALTLTTPTISHHIEQLKEAGFINEERIKNSKYYSINPNSVNNFMKCLSEKLKTI